One region of Eupeodes corollae chromosome 1, idEupCoro1.1, whole genome shotgun sequence genomic DNA includes:
- the LOC129941060 gene encoding zygotic gap protein knirps, whose protein sequence is MNQTCKVCGEPAAGFHFGAFTCEGCKSFFGRSYNNLSSISECKNHGKCVIDKKNRTTCKACRLRKCYTVGMSKGGSRYGRRSNWFKIHCLLQEQQQQAAEAAGKHGFGGDMGSAAAAAAVAAAQAPSLASHMGMLGYPGYLPEMMSSPDAFKSSFHNSFLSRHPDAAIAAAAAADYHQHQQQQQMQHQQSSSSSAAAAAAAMPFFMMNSMPISSRSAFQLPPHLLFPGAGGSAVAGYHAADAYHRADELFKHRQSVDTLSEGSNRWNESCSPEARNDGIISPTTARCSPKSHSHEDIRDRSPARSMTRSPLEVSRTPESRESPNLPAQEATIDIMDPSASPVHSHIPSPIPNKTEETAYHMKLQSESPVSICSTADQEQDSPMDLSMKAQRSRSGSRTASSSVPSDNQSLISGGESDIQSESSEEEIRLARRKFYHLSENESDVSQDTAESVKRQKLQEQGYNNYGVSSNGSINSTSLRGIFVCV, encoded by the exons ATGAATCAAACGTGTAAGGTATGTGGCGAACCCGCTGCCGGTTTTCATTTTGGTGCCTTTACTTGCGAAGGATGCAAG tcattCTTTGGGCGATCATACAACAACCTCTCGTCGATAAGTGAATGCAAAAATCACGGCAAGTGCGTCATTGACAAGAAGAACCGCACCACATGCAAGGCGTGCAGATTGCGCAAGTGCTACACAGTGGGCATGTCCAAGGGTGGATCACGCTATGGCCGTCGCTCAAATTGGTTCAAAATCCATTGCTTGCTGcaagaacaacaacagcaaGCTGCAGAAGCCGCCGGCAAACATGGCTTTGGTGGTGATATGGGTTCTGCTGCGGCTGCTGCTGCCGTCGCTGCTGCACAAGCACCATCGCTAGCTTCACACATGGGCATGCTGGGTTATCCGGGTTATTTGCCGGAAATGATGTCAAGTCCGGATGCATTCAAGAGTTCTTTCCACAATTCTTTTTTGTCGAGGCATCCTGATGCAGCGATAGCAGCTGCGGCTGCTGCCGATTAccatcaacatcagcaacaacaacaaatgcaACACCAAcaatcttcatcatcatcggcTGCGGCTGCAGCGGCTGCGATGCCATTTTTCATGATGAACTCAATGCCAATATCATCACGATCTGCATTCCAATTGCCGCCACATTTACTCTTCCCCGGTGCTGGTGGATCGGCGGTAGCTGGGTATCATGCAGCCGACGCATATCATCGTGCCGATGAGTTATTCAAACACCGTCAATCTGTGGATACACTGTCCGAAGGTTCGAATCGCTGGAATGAAAGTTGCAGTCCCGAGGCTAGAAACGATGGAATAATCAGCCCCACCACTGCTCGTTGCTCTCCCAAGTCACATTCACATGAGGACATTCGCGATAGAAGCCCAGCAAGATCAATGACACGATCCCCATTGGAGGTTAGTCGAACTCCAGAGAGTCGCGAATCACCAAATCTCCCCGCACAAGAAGCCACCATTGATATCATGGATCCTTCAGCATCACCAGTACACTCTCACATTCCATCACCCATCCCCAACAAAACCGAAGAAACCGCCTACCATATGAAATTGCAATCAGAATCTCCGGTATCGATTTGCTCAACTGCCGATCAAGAACAAGACAGTCCAATGGATCTTAGTATGAAAGCCCAACGCAGTCGATCTGGGTCAAGAACAGCTTCCTCCTCAGTCCCTTCCGATAACCAAAGTTTGATTTCTGGCGGTGAAAGTGATATACAGAGTGAGTCGAGCGAAGAGGAAATTCGGCTGGCACGAAGGAAGTTCTATCATTTGAGTGAAAATGAATCGGATGTATCTCAAGACACTGCAGAGAGTGTTAAGAGGCAAAAGCTTCAAGAACAAGGATATAATAATTATGGGGTCAGTAGTAATGGGAGTATAAATTCAACTAGTCTAAGAGGCATCtttgtttgtgtttaa